One Lepus europaeus isolate LE1 chromosome 7, mLepTim1.pri, whole genome shotgun sequence DNA segment encodes these proteins:
- the LDHA gene encoding L-lactate dehydrogenase A chain, with protein MAALKDQLIHNLLKEEHVPQNKITVVGVGAVGMACAISILMKDLADELALVDVMEDKLKGEMMDLQHGSLFLRTPKIVSGKDYSVTANSKLVIITAGARQQEGESRLNLVQRNVNIFKFIIPNVVKYSPNCKLLVVSNPVDILTYVAWKISGFPKNRVIGSGCNLDSARFRYLMGERLGVHPLSCHGWILGEHGDSSVPVWSGMNVAGVSLKTLHPELGTDADKEQWKQVHKQVVDSAYEVIKLKGYTSWAIGLSVADLAESIMKNLRRVHPISTMIKGLYGIKEDVFLSVPCVLGQNGISDVVKVTLSSEEEAHLKKSADTLWGIQKELQF; from the exons ATGGCAGCTCTCAAGGATCAGCTGATTCACAACCTTCTGAAGGAAGAACATGTCCCCCAAAATAAGATCACAGTggtgggggttggtgctgtgggcATGGCCTGTGCCATCAGTATCTTAATGAAG GACTTGGCTGATGAACTTGCTCTTGTTGACGTCATGGAAGATAAACTGAAGGGAGAGATGATGGATCTCCAACATGGCAGCCTTTTCCTTAGAACCCCCAAAATTGTCTCTGGCAAGG ACTACAGTGTGACGGCCAACTCCAAGCTGGTGATCATCACAGCTGGGGCACGGCAGCAAGAGGGAGAAAGCCGTCTGAACCTGGTCCAGCGTAACGTGAACATCTTCAAATTCATCATTCCTAATGTTGTCAAGTACAGCCCCAACTGCAAGTTGCTTGTTGTTTCCAATCCAG TGGATATCCTGACCTATGTGGCCTGGAAGATAAGTGGCTTTCCCAAAAACCGTGTGATTGGAAGTGGTTGCAATCTGGATTCAGCTCGCTTCCGTTACCTGATGGGGGAAAGGCTGGGAGTTCACCCGCTGAGCTGTCACGGCTGGATCCTTGGCGAGCATGGAGATTCAAGTG TGCCTGTGTGGAGCGGCATGAATGTTGCTGGTGTCTCCCTGAAGACTCTGCACCCAGAGCTGGGCACCGATGCAGACAAGGAACAGTGGAAACAGGTTCACAAGCAAGTGGTAGACAG TGCTTACGAGGTGATCAAGCTGAAGGGCTACACGTCCTGGGCCATTGGACTGTCTGTGGCAGATCTGGCAGAGAGCATAATGAAGAATCTCAGGAGGGTGCATCCGATTTCCACCATGATTAAG GGGCTCTATGGGATAAAGGAGGATGTCTTCCTTAGTGTTCCTTGCGTCCTGGGACAAAATGGGATCTCCGACGTTGTGAAGGTGACCCTGAGCTCTGAAGAAGAGGCCCACTTGAAGAAGAGCGCGGACACGCTTTGGGGAATCCAAAAAGAGCTGCAGTTTTAA